The following are encoded in a window of Zymoseptoria tritici IPO323 chromosome 4, whole genome shotgun sequence genomic DNA:
- a CDS encoding secreted small alanine-rich-protein (no hits with protein databases. Probable Mg specific protein (novel gene). No Trp and His), with product MAPIFNLLSIAILATTVSAKRRPKLPKNGNNNGESSTAAAVTGCPSSGTSTTYLDNVYCCPGQFYGLAAFAYCGISCSTSVAAATPAPIPVQELQSMLTNALDTPGIPTLNPILPVGGCATTVSLRDDDYRAKVAAATGGSSAAQNTVMAGAAPAAMATPGLALGAVVAVGALLLAV from the exons ATGGCACCAATCTTCAACCTCCTCTCgatcgccatcctcgccacGACAGTCTCA GCCAAACGCCGCCCCAAGCTGCCCAAGAACGGCAACAACAACGGCGAGTCGTCCACGGCCGCCGCCGTCACCGGCTGTCCTTCCAGTGGAACCTCAACAACCTATCTCGACAATGTGTACTGCTGTCCAGGTCAATTCTACGGCCTAGCAGCCTTCGCCTACTGCGGCATCTCCTGCTCGACCTCAGTTGCGGCTGCAACACCAGCCCCCATCCCCGTTCAGGAGTTGCAATCGATGTTGACGAACGCGCTCGATACTCCCGGTATTCCGACGTTGAATCCCATACTTCCCGTTGGTGGCTGTGCGACTACGGTTTCGCTGAGGGATGACGACTATCGGGCGAAAGTCGCCGCTGCGACGGGAGGATCGAGTGCGGCGCAGAATACGGTCATGGCCGGCGCGGCCCCGGCAGCGATGGCCACGCCGGGCCTTGCGCTGGGAGCGGTGGTAGCTGTCGGGGCCCTGTTGCTTGCTGTGTAG